From Synoicihabitans lomoniglobus, the proteins below share one genomic window:
- a CDS encoding ABC transporter permease, producing the protein MKDLLADFQDALRQLRRAPGFSSLAVVLLAVGLGSTVAIFSLFHSIVLQPLPYNDPGRLVGFRSLNHAKALDQEGVSPTDFRDFIDRSTQFEALGAVRPNFIAYTPEEGTPVQLINGLVTPDFFTVFKVQPILGRTFASDEFSFSSARTVVLSEEAWERYFGRDAAVLGASITLDDVPHTVIGVMPASFREPTFVEAWIPFPDESPEYFARDSRFWNGFGRLAAGANLAAANAEVRGISQDLAREYPESNRDWTTAIRSLLEQRTAGIRTNLLLLLGAVGLVLLIVCFNLANLLLARCIARLPELGVRLALGATPIRLARTVVFESFVLALIGGLIGTALAAVALPIVADQIPPVLLPRAHEVALDWSAVGVGLLAALVSALLCAALPAWQLSTADVNQWLKDGAARGATSRGVARWQSPLVSGQVALTVTVLAVAMLLMQSLVRLNQVPPGFNADEVMTLRLSPPASRYETNEELVRYYEDLLTVVEEVPGVGQVSINASAPLNGITLAYPSWRQGTNTDATNAVEAVYAPISEGFFRTLQIPVHAGRTFSDHDNAEGAPVAVINEAYARRMFPDGNALGQRVMILPWMGAVYREVVGIVGDTRQTSLAEPPLPQIYVPQKQMPWFFSTLLVRLDRASATTAVIAALRAHDSTLPVSPTALTTNIAQGATASRLYAYLFGGFAVLALSLSAFGLHASLRFSLEQRLREIAVRIALGASPASIRQLMIRRAGRLTGIGLAGGVVFAVPTTLLLRGQLFGIGPSDPITYLLLIGVIAGVTTLTAYPLARRASRVPPATILQSP; encoded by the coding sequence ATGAAAGACCTGCTCGCCGATTTCCAAGACGCTCTCCGCCAGCTCCGCCGCGCTCCGGGGTTCAGCTCGTTGGCCGTGGTGCTGCTCGCGGTGGGACTCGGCTCCACGGTCGCGATTTTTTCCCTGTTTCACTCCATCGTGCTCCAGCCCCTGCCCTACAACGACCCCGGTCGGCTGGTGGGATTTCGCTCCTTGAATCACGCCAAGGCGCTCGATCAGGAAGGGGTTTCGCCGACCGACTTTCGCGACTTCATCGACCGCTCCACCCAGTTTGAGGCGCTGGGAGCCGTGCGGCCCAACTTCATCGCTTACACGCCCGAGGAAGGCACGCCGGTGCAGTTGATCAACGGTCTCGTCACCCCCGATTTTTTCACGGTATTTAAGGTGCAACCCATCCTCGGCCGCACCTTCGCCTCCGACGAATTCTCGTTTTCCTCGGCCCGCACGGTCGTGCTGAGCGAAGAAGCGTGGGAACGCTATTTCGGCCGCGATGCCGCCGTGCTGGGCGCGTCAATCACCCTCGACGATGTGCCGCACACCGTCATCGGCGTGATGCCGGCCAGTTTCCGCGAGCCGACTTTCGTCGAGGCTTGGATTCCCTTCCCCGACGAGTCCCCCGAATACTTCGCCCGCGACTCTCGCTTTTGGAACGGCTTCGGCCGTTTGGCCGCCGGAGCAAACCTTGCCGCCGCCAACGCCGAGGTTCGTGGCATCTCGCAGGACCTCGCCCGGGAATACCCCGAGAGCAACCGCGACTGGACCACCGCCATTCGCTCCTTGTTGGAGCAACGCACCGCTGGTATCCGCACGAACCTGCTGTTGCTCCTCGGCGCGGTGGGGCTGGTGCTGCTCATTGTCTGCTTCAATCTCGCCAACCTGTTGCTCGCCCGCTGCATCGCCCGCCTGCCCGAACTCGGCGTGCGCCTCGCACTCGGCGCCACGCCGATTCGGCTGGCTCGCACCGTGGTCTTTGAGAGCTTTGTGCTCGCTTTGATCGGCGGGCTGATTGGCACGGCGCTCGCCGCCGTCGCGCTGCCGATCGTGGCGGACCAAATCCCCCCGGTATTGCTTCCCCGGGCACACGAAGTGGCGCTGGATTGGAGTGCCGTCGGTGTCGGTTTACTCGCGGCGCTCGTGAGCGCGTTGCTCTGCGCCGCGCTCCCGGCGTGGCAGCTTTCGACCGCCGACGTGAACCAATGGCTCAAGGATGGCGCGGCCCGCGGTGCCACCAGCCGCGGGGTTGCCCGTTGGCAATCGCCGCTCGTTTCAGGCCAGGTTGCCCTCACCGTCACGGTCCTCGCGGTGGCCATGCTGCTCATGCAAAGCCTGGTGCGACTCAACCAAGTGCCGCCGGGCTTCAACGCCGACGAGGTGATGACCTTGCGTCTGTCGCCGCCCGCGAGTCGCTACGAAACCAACGAGGAGCTCGTGCGCTACTACGAGGATTTGCTCACCGTCGTCGAAGAGGTGCCGGGGGTCGGCCAGGTTTCGATCAACGCCAGCGCCCCGCTCAACGGCATTACCCTCGCTTACCCGAGCTGGCGGCAAGGCACCAACACGGATGCAACCAACGCGGTCGAGGCCGTTTACGCCCCGATCAGCGAAGGCTTCTTTCGCACGTTGCAAATCCCGGTGCACGCCGGTCGCACTTTCTCCGACCACGACAACGCCGAGGGCGCTCCGGTCGCCGTCATCAACGAAGCTTACGCCCGCCGCATGTTTCCCGATGGCAACGCCCTCGGCCAGCGCGTGATGATTCTGCCGTGGATGGGGGCGGTCTACCGCGAGGTGGTCGGCATCGTGGGCGACACGCGCCAGACTTCCCTGGCCGAGCCGCCCCTGCCACAAATCTACGTGCCGCAGAAACAGATGCCGTGGTTTTTCAGCACCCTGTTGGTGCGGCTCGACCGGGCCAGCGCCACCACCGCCGTCATCGCCGCCTTGCGCGCCCACGACAGCACCCTGCCGGTTTCGCCCACCGCTCTCACGACCAACATCGCGCAGGGCGCGACCGCATCACGGCTCTACGCGTATTTATTTGGTGGATTCGCCGTGCTGGCGCTTTCGCTGTCGGCGTTCGGCTTACACGCCAGCTTACGCTTCTCCCTCGAGCAACGCCTCCGCGAGATCGCGGTGCGCATCGCCCTCGGTGCCAGTCCGGCTTCGATCCGTCAGCTCATGATCCGCCGCGCCGGACGCCTCACCGGCATCGGTCTCGCCGGTGGCGTCGTGTTCGCCGTGCCAACCACCCTGCTGTTGCGCGGCCAACTCTTCGGCATCGGTCCGTCAGACCCCATCACCTACCTCCTGCTCATCGGCGTGATTGCCGGCGTGACCACGCTCACCGCCTACCCCCTCGCCCGCCGCGCCTCCCGCGTCCCGCCCGCCACCATTCTCCAATCTCCGTAA
- a CDS encoding response regulator: MNRIRVLLVDDQALFREGLRILLEQKSHLEIVDEAGDGEQALTAARFHRPDIVLMDLRMPRVNGVEATRRISAEMPDTRIIVLTTFEDDEEVYEALSAGAVGYLLKASPSERVIEAIELTARGESFIEPSVTAKLLQHFSRLASNQVRRAAPQPLAEPLSSRELDVLKHLATGHSNKEIANALGIAEGTVKNHMSNVLGKLGVLDRTQAALRARELDLI; the protein is encoded by the coding sequence ATGAACCGAATTCGCGTGCTCCTCGTCGATGACCAAGCCCTCTTTCGGGAAGGGCTGCGCATCCTACTCGAACAAAAGTCCCACCTTGAAATCGTGGATGAAGCCGGAGACGGAGAGCAGGCGCTGACCGCTGCCCGATTCCACCGGCCCGACATCGTGCTGATGGACCTGCGGATGCCACGCGTGAACGGTGTCGAGGCCACCCGCCGCATCAGCGCCGAGATGCCCGATACGCGGATCATTGTGCTCACCACGTTTGAGGATGACGAAGAAGTCTACGAAGCCCTCAGCGCCGGCGCGGTCGGCTATTTGCTCAAAGCCTCCCCTTCGGAACGCGTCATCGAAGCCATCGAACTCACGGCCCGCGGCGAATCGTTCATCGAGCCCTCGGTCACCGCCAAGCTGCTGCAACATTTCTCGCGTCTCGCCAGCAACCAAGTGCGCCGTGCCGCGCCGCAACCTTTGGCCGAGCCGTTGTCCAGCCGTGAACTCGACGTGCTCAAACACCTCGCCACCGGTCACAGCAACAAGGAGATCGCGAACGCACTCGGCATCGCCGAAGGCACGGTCAAAAACCACATGAGCAACGTCCTCGGCAAACTCGGCGTCCTCGATCGCACCCAAGCCGCCCTTCGCGCCCGCGAGCTGGATCTGATCTGA
- a CDS encoding sensor histidine kinase: MRTGNQPLHKGDYIGMVAYTGVILASYATYSNYTGRNGEPWQVLTTFALGAAFGVAGVLSVRFLDEESPRECALFFALQAALALGAIYISPLRGFFGILALPLASQAVFMFRWKTAIAAGVFLYVATSFVFFPLYGWSGFNEALILYSPGYLFTIGFSFVTQNAVENHIHSAKLSHDLEEANAQLRAQAAQTEELATTRERNRVAREIHDGVGHFLTVINVQVEAARSLVAHDPVKAATALDKAARLSREALDDVRRSVGALRTEQKRPPLPDAIRALGEDAGLRVQFSMNGEPRSMPSATEHALYRAAQEGLTNVRKHARANEAQVCLDFGDASRVRLSVDDDGTGPSGDNPAAGFGLRGMRERIGLLGGEVHAGPRTGGGFALKVEVPV, translated from the coding sequence ATGCGAACCGGAAACCAGCCCCTGCACAAAGGCGACTACATCGGCATGGTCGCCTACACCGGTGTGATCCTCGCGAGCTACGCGACGTATTCCAACTACACCGGCCGGAACGGGGAACCTTGGCAGGTGCTCACCACCTTCGCACTCGGCGCCGCCTTTGGTGTCGCGGGAGTGCTGTCGGTTCGCTTCCTCGATGAAGAGTCGCCCCGCGAATGCGCGCTCTTCTTTGCGCTCCAAGCCGCTCTGGCTCTGGGCGCGATCTACATCAGTCCGCTGCGGGGGTTCTTCGGGATTCTCGCCCTGCCGCTGGCCAGTCAGGCCGTGTTCATGTTTCGGTGGAAAACCGCCATCGCCGCGGGCGTTTTTCTCTATGTCGCGACCAGTTTCGTGTTCTTCCCGCTCTATGGGTGGAGCGGTTTCAATGAAGCCCTGATCTTATACTCACCCGGCTATTTGTTCACCATCGGGTTCTCGTTCGTTACCCAAAATGCAGTAGAGAACCATATCCATTCCGCCAAACTTTCCCACGATCTCGAGGAGGCCAATGCCCAGCTGCGAGCCCAGGCCGCGCAAACTGAAGAGCTCGCGACCACGCGTGAACGCAATCGCGTCGCACGCGAAATTCATGACGGCGTGGGGCACTTCCTCACCGTCATCAACGTGCAGGTCGAAGCCGCCCGCAGCCTCGTCGCCCACGATCCGGTCAAGGCTGCCACCGCACTCGACAAAGCCGCCCGCCTCAGCCGCGAAGCCCTCGATGATGTGCGGCGCTCCGTGGGCGCGCTGCGCACCGAACAAAAACGCCCGCCTCTGCCCGATGCAATCCGCGCCCTGGGCGAGGATGCCGGTCTGCGGGTGCAATTTAGCATGAACGGCGAACCCCGCTCAATGCCTTCCGCCACCGAACACGCCCTCTACCGCGCCGCTCAGGAAGGGTTGACCAACGTGCGCAAACACGCCCGGGCGAACGAAGCCCAGGTGTGCTTGGATTTTGGTGACGCCTCCCGTGTCCGCCTCTCCGTCGACGACGACGGCACCGGCCCCAGTGGAGACAATCCCGCCGCCGGCTTCGGCTTGCGCGGGATGCGCGAACGCATCGGTCTGCTGGGCGGCGAAGTCCACGCCGGACCGCGAACCGGCGGAGGCTTTGCCCTTAAAGTGGAAGTGCCCGTATGA
- a CDS encoding alpha/beta hydrolase family protein has protein sequence MAYLDSLFRVSRPWRTRALFVIGCCLNLSSSTHAGQQYGVTQSEWHGYERLDFVVAGQPAILIVPHESAPSRPWVWRAEWFGDRHGPQVSLALLAEGWHLAYINASDRYGSPEAMRIFDAFYDHLITACTLDPRVVIEGFSRGGLYAVNFAANHPDRVAALYLDAPALDLRSWPGYDTPRWPAVVAHYGLTLEAADTAKFSPIHRLQPLLDADIPIIGVAGDADPVVPYDENLAVLKSIYEAGGGTIKVILKPGVGHHPHSLADPTPIVDFIRDHTTDLESRLPK, from the coding sequence GTGGCTTACCTCGATTCTCTTTTCCGCGTTTCCCGTCCTTGGCGAACACGCGCTCTCTTCGTCATCGGGTGCTGCCTCAATCTATCCTCATCCACGCACGCCGGACAACAATACGGCGTCACCCAATCGGAATGGCATGGTTACGAACGGCTCGACTTTGTGGTGGCTGGGCAACCCGCCATTCTGATCGTGCCCCATGAATCCGCCCCTTCCCGTCCCTGGGTCTGGCGCGCGGAATGGTTTGGCGATCGACACGGTCCCCAAGTCTCCCTCGCCTTGCTCGCCGAGGGCTGGCACCTCGCCTACATCAACGCCAGCGACCGCTACGGCTCGCCCGAGGCGATGCGCATCTTCGATGCGTTTTACGACCACCTCATCACGGCCTGCACGCTCGACCCACGGGTGGTGATTGAGGGGTTCAGCCGCGGCGGACTCTACGCCGTCAATTTCGCCGCCAACCACCCGGATCGTGTAGCCGCTCTTTACCTCGATGCTCCCGCGCTCGATCTTCGCAGCTGGCCCGGTTACGACACCCCGCGCTGGCCTGCCGTGGTCGCACATTACGGCCTTACGCTCGAAGCCGCCGACACCGCAAAATTCAGTCCGATCCATCGGCTTCAACCGCTGCTCGATGCCGACATCCCCATCATCGGCGTCGCCGGCGATGCCGACCCGGTGGTGCCCTACGACGAAAATCTCGCCGTGCTGAAATCAATTTACGAAGCCGGAGGCGGCACCATCAAAGTCATCCTCAAACCCGGAGTGGGACACCACCCTCACAGTCTGGCCGATCCCACACCCATCGTGGATTTCATCCGCGACCACACGACCGATCTCGAATCAAGACTGCCGAAGTAG
- a CDS encoding RNA recognition motif domain-containing protein has translation MNSKLYVGNLSFNTTESGIRDAFGAFGDVTDVYVAMDRDTGRPRGFAFVTFSKAEEAHAAIDGLNGRDLDGRNLKVNEAKPRE, from the coding sequence ATGAACTCCAAACTCTACGTTGGTAATCTGTCCTTCAACACCACCGAGTCCGGCATCCGTGATGCCTTCGGCGCCTTCGGCGACGTCACCGACGTCTACGTGGCGATGGACCGTGACACCGGCCGCCCGCGTGGTTTCGCCTTCGTGACCTTCAGCAAGGCTGAAGAAGCACACGCAGCCATCGACGGCCTCAACGGTCGTGACCTCGACGGTCGCAACCTCAAGGTCAACGAAGCCAAACCCCGCGAATAA
- a CDS encoding sugar phosphate isomerase/epimerase family protein — protein sequence MKNALRFLLLISAFAATATAAPQLGIQSWTCRNMSFEETVLFAEKHGITQIEFYRAHLDPNGTEAETARKLAFLKEHGVTAYSIGVSGTSLNKEENRKLFEFAQRCGIKVIVVEPGDPLIWDNLEELVREYDIKLAVHNHGTGTTYGNPSVVKHILAERDPRIGVCLDIGWVTAAGFDAATVLKNYGDRVFDMHLKDKRLDQEERPGRPMGTHIGLGNSNYVGVFEALRASDWSGVMALETDNPDFAADPTEFVTRGKAYFESFFPPATKN from the coding sequence CATCCAGTCCTGGACCTGCCGCAATATGTCGTTCGAGGAAACGGTGCTGTTCGCCGAAAAACACGGCATTACTCAGATCGAGTTTTACCGCGCCCATCTCGACCCCAACGGCACCGAGGCCGAGACCGCCCGGAAATTGGCTTTCCTGAAAGAGCACGGCGTCACCGCCTACTCCATCGGCGTCAGTGGCACATCGCTCAACAAAGAGGAGAACCGCAAACTCTTCGAGTTCGCTCAACGCTGCGGGATCAAAGTCATCGTGGTTGAACCCGGCGACCCGCTCATCTGGGACAATCTCGAAGAGCTCGTGCGCGAATACGACATCAAGCTCGCCGTGCACAACCACGGCACCGGCACCACCTACGGCAATCCATCGGTCGTAAAACACATCCTCGCCGAACGCGATCCACGCATTGGCGTGTGTCTCGACATCGGCTGGGTCACCGCCGCCGGCTTCGATGCTGCCACCGTGCTTAAAAATTACGGCGACCGCGTGTTTGACATGCACCTCAAGGACAAGCGCCTCGACCAAGAGGAGCGCCCGGGACGCCCCATGGGCACACACATCGGGCTCGGCAACAGCAACTACGTCGGCGTGTTCGAAGCCCTCCGCGCCAGCGATTGGTCCGGCGTCATGGCGCTCGAAACCGACAACCCCGACTTCGCCGCCGACCCCACGGAATTCGTTACCCGTGGCAAAGCCTACTTCGAATCCTTCTTCCCGCCCGCGACAAAAAACTAG